tggcggcccgcgacccacctctgtgtggccccccacctgtctggctgctttgatggcttacctttgtgtaagatttaaatggtatcagtaccgatattaactggccccatgcatggtGCTCactttagattcaggctgtaatccctctgtattgtttaaaaatataatcccctgtattgttcacaccttctaatgtctgcattgtttaccccctgcagtgtacacacctcaggctgtaatcacccatattgttctcctgttcacacctcagacattgtatgtactgcctggtctatgctgcctgtgtgtaggcagagtatggcacacacaggcagcatagggcagggagggtatggcacacacaggcagcataggtcagggaggatatggcacacaggcagggtagggcaggcagagcatggcacacacaggcagggtagggctgagtatggcacacacaggcagcatagggtagggcgagtatggcacacacaggcagaactctgcctgccctatgctgcctgtgtgccatactctgcctgccctatgctgcctgtgtgtgccatactctgcctgccctatgctgcctgtgtgtgccatactctgcctgccctatgctgcctgtgtgtgccatactctgcctgccctatgctgcctgtgtgtgccatactcagccctaccctgcctgtgtgtgccatgctctgcctgccctaccctgcctgtgtgtgctatatcctccctgacctatgctgcctgtgtgtgccataccctccctgccctatgctgcctatgtgccatactctgcctacacacGTGACCCAGGTGCATATGCCCCGAGTCCAGCGTTTGAATATAAAGTTTGTGAATCACAGCAGAGTAGTAGATGTAAAAcactgttatataaataaagtgtgcTCACCCTTCACAAAGAGTGACCCAGGTGCTTATGCCCCGGATCTGGCGCTTAGTTGTACCAAAaggcacaaatatatattttttgagaaggtgaacctggcaggggtttgttttgggagtttgttagcagttggaaatagcgatgaaatggtcccaaaggtgtgtaattatatgctgggggttgctgtgctatccacaggggaggaagaggcatatagatttaagggtacgtcttaatatgacataatattctttcacatatgaatgatggtgtgagtgaggacgaagcaattgagtttttgctgcactaccaccatagtgataaaatgggtgtggtttgaagtgggtgtggtttgaaggggggaatggtcaaaactggcttccattagcagccctccaccatgtatgcaagagaaattccatccctcagcaccgcagaagttggacagcgctggtgTACATTATATAACAGTTACAAGCTACAAACAAAAAGACAGGAATAACGCAGACTTAGAAACAGCCCCTGCACTCCGATCTGCCTACCCCTGTGACTACACCCGGAGAGGATTTTGGCCCAATAGCTACTGTATGGCTGTACCAGGGACAATGCCGTAGCTCCAGGTGCAGTCACAGGGGTTAGCTAATTAGTGTAGGGGATGATTCTCAGACTGGTGTGGCATTAGGCTTATGGCACAAGTTGCTTTTTCTTGGCAAGCCAAAAAAGACTTGCCAATAATAAAACCCACTACTgtaaatcctcctacctgtgcctgcaccgggaagAACTGAATAcaccgggtgcaggcacatgtagccaatgtcagccaaaaatgcaaagtcttgcattttttggaagatatcggctacatgggcctgcacctgagcgtattcaatgctttctggtgcaggcacaagtaggagaaTTTTACAGTAGAGGTGCGTATTCTCTGCAAGAGTTTTTCATCTTGCTGACAATATGCTGCTTTTGATATCAGCTTTAGCCTAAAGAAACATGACCATAGCAGTCCTGCATGTATTACATTTGCACACATCAAAGGTGTTTTAGCCAAAGAATCCCTTCAAGTTGCAGTTAATTTCAACAACGTTTTAACAGTGAGTCTGTCTTTTCTGATAAGTTTGCTCCAGAGGCTACAGGGCAACACTCAGATAATTGTGCCCTctgaatttgaaatatttaaggCTCTTACACATTGGCGTTTCGACCTACATTCGACTGTGGTGACTGTAGGGAAATACAGTCCATTCTTCTCAATCAGGTTGTACTCATTCAGATGCATGCAAGTACCAAACACAGGTGCAATGAAACCTGTTGCACTGCACTCAAAACCCTCGAGTGGCAGCAATATCTGACTTGTAAATATTAATATGGACTGCAGTTAGTGCACCTAGAGGTACAACCTAAGAATTGCAGGATGGGACCACATGGTCAGCTAGACAGGATCCATGGCCTGGTCTTTACATTTAATATCCTTGTTGAGTACACAGATACAAAAATATTAATTCGTAATAATCCTTGTAAAGGCACATGAGGAAATATATATGCCTCCCTAGGGCGCAATCATATTGATAGGTTCACGCAGCCAAGCTACCCTAACAAACCGCTTGTAACAACCAGACTATGCACTATGGACTGGTTAGGTAGGAAAGAAAGACTGCTGACTTCTTAGAAGTCTCCAGTGGAAAGACTTTCGCATCACTTTGGTAATTCAAAGTCAGCCTTCAGAAAATtaagcaaagggctttccactgatGACTTCTGGTTACTGACCTGCCATAACAGATCTATTGCGGCAAGTAACTTGCTCAGTGGGTTTTTACCCTTATGGAGGGAGGCTTTATAGGTTTCTCATTTAAGTGCTGCCCTGTCTTGTACATTCTGTCTGTATCTTGTCTTTAAGATCTACTTAGTAAAATATTGAAGGTAAAGCAGTGTACACCCCTCACAAACCCACTGAAAATTCCAGTAAAATTACGAAATCAGTAAGTATTGCGCCACACAGGGCCAATTCTCAACCTAGGCTATCCAGCTGATCCGCAGGCACTCGTGTGTCTAAACTCAGGCCGAAGCAGAGCCTTTAAAGAGCAGACACAACAACAAAGCGGATTTCAGCAAAGGAAATGTGTGAGAATGCATTTTCTCACCAAAACACTTGCTGTGTGTGTCTACACATGCAAGAAACCCCATGTGGCACTACCATAAAAAGGTGTATCTTAGAAGAATCAAgacctgtaaaaaaaactttcaatAAGATTAAATATTCATAGAATCTGCTTTATAACTGTGTTAGACAGCTGACTAGGTTTAGAACAGTGGAGCTGCAATTCTCTCATCTCCTAGTGCCGACACTTTTTCTGCagtacagagattatatatcattcacatcagtcccagaGGAGCTTGCAATCCATATCACATTCACTGGCCAATTAAGACAGAAGCCAATCAACTTGTTTCTGGAATGTGGGTGGAAAACGGAGAAGTGCCCTGTTTGGGACCTAACACAGGAGATCCcagctgcaaggcagaagtgtgCAACTTGTACCTCACACAGAGGTGCAAGTTAAACATCGGTACTGGAATAAAACTTGTGCCTcttctgtaataaaaggcagtttgCTTTAGATAtccaaaaattttgaaaaaattgaaaataggttacaaatgtaaaaaaatgaaatacttaAATTCTGTGTAACAGTTGTCATAAAGAAAGAACATTTAATGTGAAACTAGGGAGATTTTACCTTCCACTGGTGTAGGCAAAGTGGGAATTCCAGGTTGTGAATAGCATAGATACATCTGCTGGTCCAAGCTCCGAAGCGCATGAAACGTAGGGTGCGTGTGCTGCTGTACAAACATATGTCCGGCATTGACTACATTGACCACAATGACTTCCACAGTGACACCATCTGGGAGCataagctgtaaaaaaaaaaaaccccaaacatttTTCTATAAACAGAAGATCATCAAGCAACAGGAACATTCTGAAACGTTATCTTTGGAACATAACACACATTTTCAACTCCCATTATCACACTATGCTTGCTTTGTGAATAGAGATTTTAATTTCCAGCATAAATACTTTGCCACCTTTAAATAGGAGAACTTCATATTTTCTCCAAATAATTAATTCACTTGTGGCTTTATGGAAATTTTAGTTCAATTAATGCAGCAGTATTTATAAAGGGTGAACTTCAAGGagaagtcattttggtattttactgccaatagatttgccacaccagtgccacctagaacactatttattctacagaaagcattaccatatctGGGTAAACACTAGAAGCTTTCACTGtcttgtttaagatagcagctgccattttaagtagcttcctgctgcagctctagcctgtagcgcagatcacacattcctaagggtgggggggagtggGAGATGTAAATTTTATGAAATTTtatgagcaggagagaactgcacagatgtttgccccaggaatgaaggaattttctgagagaggaagtcagataccctaagaacatgtttacaaaaaaggggacaagaaatcctgtgtttcatttgatagaggactcagcgcagcatttctgcgagtgcttatggctgtagttacatagacctttctgaagcTTTcatagcttttacctttccttctctcagTTTAGCGTTTCAGAGATTAAGTACAAAAATGACAAATGCATCTTGGACCTTGAGCCAGCATcacaataaaatgcaattttcacTTACCCTGCCCTCGCTTACTGCACCAGAGCTTGGAATAAATAACCTATGGTATTAGAGAAAAGTGCTCTGTGCCTTCACCTTCAAAGCCAATATTTTCAGTGTGAGGATTAAAAGGTAATGCCCAGATCCTCTCAGGCAGAACTAAGGCAATTAAAAAAAGCATCTTCAGCGACAGATGCCACTCACTCACCTAATTGTGAAAAGTACTGAGAATGGCACATGCCTGTGCTGGTAGGAGTGCATCACCAGGAACACTATATTAGTTTCCTTTATTAGTTGCAGTACTATTTTTTACTACATATGACCAGCAGTAAAGTCTTCCTAGACCTACAGAGAACCAGGCCTTATTTGTTGAATAAGACATGGCAGACTTACATGGTGTAGTAAGCTGATAAGAGGCTATATGCATCAAAGTCAGTAAGTCTGCCATGTCATATCCACCAATCAGGCCAGCATTTTGTTTGCTCTAGTCCCCTGCTGTTATTCTTTCTCAGTTTCCCatttacattaatatattttCTACCATTTTATTCACCTCACACACATTTAACTTAATATCCTCCCTTAACCTATATATAAGTAtttaccccttttttttttagcttggtaGCAACATACTAAATGTTTTTGTAGTTTACAGTTCatttacaaaatataatatttagtgACATCATGTACATTGCAATTCCTATCATTTTCTTATTTTGTAAGGGGCATACAGAAAGTAAATGTCAATTAATGAACAGTGACACTTTTTAGGAATGATGTACCTTAACATAAATCAGACTCCAGTAAAACACTTTGTTAACAGCAGTTATATCACTTACCCAGGAAGTCATAGGAAAAGAGTGCAAGGCTAAGCATGGTGGAGGAGCATAGATGTTGGTGAGATTCAGTTCTTTAAATTTCTTGCCAATAAGAACAAGTGCCCTGTCAATTTGCTGCCGGGAACCTGCCAACAATTAGTTTACATTTAAGTCAAATATGTATTAATGTCAATGTAGACCTAGCAAAATGAATGGTTAAAGCAGTTACAagacaataaaatttttaaaaatgtattttaaatggttAACTGTATTATCTATGTGGTCGTACTTACTAGTTCTACAGAATTTTTAATCTCTGCATATTTATGTTTACATACTGCATGCAAGCTGGCTCCACAGAGAAAGATTCTTTATAAAAATTCCAGATACGCATATATAGACCCTAAACCACTCATTCCCAACATGGCCTGGCACACAGTCAGTTTTTATATACCTGCACATGTCCCTCTGACATCAATGGAGGAAAGCAGGGAAGGTGCAAGATATAAATAAGCAAAACCTTCAGAAGGAGGAATCTGAGCATGCAGATGTCAGGGTGGGGAAGTAGAAGTTTACTTGTGCAACACTGGAAGAGTGTTGCACAAGTCGAAACCTGGTCTCAGTCCTGCTTATGTTGTATAGATAGAACACTTGACATGTATCACCTAACTGCAAGCAAACACCTAAACACCCCTAATAGTGCATTCCAGTAAATTTCAAGACTTTAAATAAATACTCTAAGGTCTGCATGATGCCACTTTACCAAAGCTAATCAGCCCATCAGACAAACTGTCTCTATGCCTAGTCACATGAATACATGCAAATTGCAGGGAAGACCTTTTTTTGCAAACAATTGACAAAAATAAATGTGGTCTAATGTGGTGTTTTGCTTTTAAACCCTGCCAACAAAACTCATGCAAAGACAAGAATCTTACCTTCTATGTGGCAAATTTGGAAGTCTTGAGTGTAAGGCAGGGTTGAAATGTAAATTTTGGCACCAGAGGATTCTTTCAGAAAGCTCACAAATCTGCCTTGTTTCCCAATTAATCTACCAACCAAATGCTTaaagagaaagataaaaaaaaattaaaatgatacacagattattataaataatacttGCACTTTTGAAGAAAAGGCCTGCACTCCTTGTCCAAAGCTTTTCACCAGGTGCAAATCAGATGGGGAATCTCTGTACTCCCCCTCCATTTCCATAGTCCAAAAGATATTCTGATGCACTTTTCTGATAGAAAAAGTGATTAGCAAAAAACTGTATTCTGGAGTCAAAATCAGAATTTTGCTTTCAATGGCGCTACCACAACTAATTATCAGAGGAAGGGGCTAAGTGGTTGCAAGACATTTGGTTTTTAGAACTTACCATAAAAGAACACTGTGGagattataatatattataatgtgtGTGATGGAGCATTAACTGAAAATCTTTTAAATCTTTTAGATTTAAACTTTGTATATTGTATAACATAAGAATGCATATGATAAAACATAAGCAGAACCTATATTATACTGCATCAGTAGATGCATCATCATCAGAAGATGGAGAACATGAAATCAAAAGTGTAGACACCACTGCTATGTAACACACGGTTTGGACAGGTGAAATTCATGCCAACCCATGGTGCCTAATGCATTTCAATTAACTTCATACAATTTTAAATTGTCTGCActttatatgaattttttttaaaggcaaagtaaatggTAATTTGGCAGCTAGAAAAAAAGCTCATAAGAATCAAATTAGAAGGCCAAGGACATCAACATACTGTGACATAGCCACCATAAAACAAAATATGCCACAGCAGGGATCAAGGTGAGTGCCATTACCTTTGGCACTTCAATCTCCCAGATGACAAGTTCTGCTTTTTTTGCATCCGCTCGCTTGACATTCTGAAGTTGTTCAGTCTTAAGAGCACAGCCACTGTCCACCGAGTCCATGCTATTTACATCTGACCCTGTAGTAAAATTAAGGTAGGaaaagtgctaaaaaaaaaaaaactttctcccAGATTTTCAAGACCAAAATATGTACAACTTCataaaaaaaagggggagtggagggaaactaaagctgcagaatacttaaccaacagataaacTAATCATATCAAGGCCTATTAAAATAAActagagccaccattttgtgatgggccatgtgctccctcagtgatcacctgaccaaaaataatgcagctctaactgtaacaggaagaagtgtgggaataaaagacaCAACTGTCCATTaactggctgatgtgacctaacatgtatgtttgCCCTCAGTTTGTTTGTGTGTAACATGAATCATGTGATCCCAGGGGTAGTCCTTAGTTCTTAAATCAGgagttttctatttagtattagcCAATAGcaatactatacacacacatgcacatgagCGGAAACGTGGCCCCCTGAAACTACGTCACATTTACTTGCTGAGACACAAACAAAATCACTATGTGGCTAATcagcagcttttttttatatatattatacatcttGTATGATCAAGTCGCTGATTTGCCACGCAGCACGAACACACTGGTTTAAAACCAGAGTGTTTATGCAACCTGGCACTGGGGGCTCCGTTTTGTTCAGTGTAAAAGTAAAACTGGGTAAAAAGGctgtgcaaagaaaaaaatttTCTTCAATATAGTTTGCCAAACATGTAACCAATGAAGTTTGGAGTGAATGGCtagccagaacacaacttcctccttTGTATCTCTCTAACCTGTTGGTcagtgacttaaaggagaaggaaagactaacaaagagttaatctcaagctgcaggcatagctTCAGCTCTCTCAATAGTGcatttaagtctccccatatttctcccattcagatgatcagaagcctcacagggaaaaaaaaaatgctgaactcTAAAGAAAGTTCcgataatgcctcgctcctgcaccaaaaaCGGTGTACATGCGCaatgtgtaagactatgaggaagcttcctgttgattggctcagatcacacattcctaaggggtgggggaggagttcatagcattcttaagggagtggggagcaggagagaggagagagttgtgtgtctctggcacaggaaaacaaagacaacaaattctgtttcttttgaaagagaacgcgcagcattactgtaagtgcttatggctgtatttacatagacctttcggataaagcttacttagtttttacctttccttttcctttaaaagagggCCACATGGGACAAAACTGTTCAGCCTTTATAGGTAAGATTTTTGGccaactatattgaaaacattttgcattttgcacagcctatatACCCAGTTTTAGTTTTCCCTGAACTTTCCCTGAAGGGTGGCAAGTCATGTTAGGTAGTAGGTTTATGcattttcaaaatacaaaaaaccatCTTTCACCAATTATCATTCACTAATTGACATTGCAAATAGAGCTtctttcataaaaatacattgtaaaacacttcagttttaattaaaatgttataaaCTCAGAATTATAAATAGGAGCTACTGAGTGCATTCACTAAGCTTTACGTTTATTTTCATTTCAGACATATAGGCCAGGCTTACCTCCTGAGTGATCCACTTCAATATCGGGTATCCACTGACCATCACTTTTTAAATCTGGGGACATTCTCTTCAAATCCCCATTGCTGTAAGGTAAATTCTTGGTTTCCACTGGACTTGATTTTTTAACTTGGTCACTGGACATACTTAATTGCTCTTGCGTGGTTTCGATACCTGATGTGCTCAGCGAATCATATGAGCCAACACCAACACCTGACAACACAGTGCTCTGCAATGGCTCCTCAATGCAAATTCCATCTTCTGATGTGCAGGAACTTATATTTGAGTCATCAATGATTTCATGAACTTCATCAAAGGAATCTACTACTTTATGAACTGGACTAAAGTCAGGCTCTTTTTTTGTCCTGTGAGCCAAGTCTTTTTCAATATATTCCACTTCTTCAGACTGTTGCTCTGGGCAAATATCTTGAATATCTACACTGCATGAGTTTATGTTTTCTGCGTCCTTCTGTTCTGTTTGTAGAGACTCACATGCTAAATCATTTACAGTAAAACTGTCACTTTGTAAGCCACAAGCCAAACCATTTTGCTCCTGTATAACCTGCTGACTTTCTTCTGAGCTTTGGGTCTCTAGCAGAAGGGATTCTCCAATCCCTGTATCCTGTTCTTGGCAACTGTTTTCCAATATATCACTCACTTTGCCTGATAGGATTTCCTGTTTTGCAGCAACAATAACCTTGGAAATGATATTTATTGCTAACTGCTCAACCATTTTTGTATCATAGTCTCCAAAAATCTGTTTTGCATTCCCTTTTAAACTGTCAGCCACAACATCACCTGATGCCACAAACTTTTCAGCTTTTTCTAAGCAATGGGAATATGCACTTATCACAGCAGCACACTTATCTTCCCTCAAGGTACTAGCACTAACAGTCTCAATACAGGTGGTAGGCAGCAGATCCAGCACTTGGGGCTCAGTTTCTTTCAGCACCACAGGTTCAGAATCCCCACCATGTGTATTCCTTTTGTTTTCCTTATCTTGCTCTAGTGCTTCCATTCTTTTTTGCTCTAAAGTTCCACCTCCAATAACCTTCACTAGTTCAATACTATTTGTATCTGGCAGAGAGTCATTTTGTTGCTGAAACTCTTGTGTTCc
This sequence is a window from Xenopus tropicalis strain Nigerian chromosome 2, UCB_Xtro_10.0, whole genome shotgun sequence. Protein-coding genes within it:
- the akap1 gene encoding A-kinase anchor protein 1, mitochondrial isoform X2; translated protein: MALRMRLIFPYAVSGVLALIGCWWLFSRKKDQRSKKHKSITAPSDKVQVDDEQKEFVLTQDIVSCLREQPVHLNRTDTPNASSLASEELGNFLIECSSLETIESEPMTENIVECSLNEIVDPSECYTTGNTKATKGTAGSVEDLCICSSDSTQTLLSLPIGTNVAVPHDDTSWSSEETSNILSPGEFVCESKLDTGSLKIAAVNEEIVSLHEQTTPTHLDALSCITEKIDKPTEDKPLHVAPVTNESEEQVILLPGQECSGLVELITTEVCSHPLDFPEITLTDDSNVQSTDNESVEADIEEVEAVVQMSVSVPFSLSTNEGQIILGSVSGTQEFQQQNDSLPDTNSIELVKVIGGGTLEQKRMEALEQDKENKRNTHGGDSEPVVLKETEPQVLDLLPTTCIETVSASTLREDKCAAVISAYSHCLEKAEKFVASGDVVADSLKGNAKQIFGDYDTKMVEQLAINIISKVIVAAKQEILSGKVSDILENSCQEQDTGIGESLLLETQSSEESQQVIQEQNGLACGLQSDSFTVNDLACESLQTEQKDAENINSCSVDIQDICPEQQSEEVEYIEKDLAHRTKKEPDFSPVHKVVDSFDEVHEIIDDSNISSCTSEDGICIEEPLQSTVLSGVGVGSYDSLSTSGIETTQEQLSMSSDQVKKSSPVETKNLPYSNGDLKRMSPDLKSDGQWIPDIEVDHSGGSDVNSMDSVDSGCALKTEQLQNVKRADAKKAELVIWEIEVPKHLVGRLIGKQGRFVSFLKESSGAKIYISTLPYTQDFQICHIEGSRQQIDRALVLIGKKFKELNLTNIYAPPPCLALHSFPMTSWLMLPDGVTVEVIVVNVVNAGHMFVQQHTHPTFHALRSLDQQMYLCYSQPGIPTLPTPVEAGVICAAPAEDNAWWRAQVVAYFKDEEEVEIRYVDYGGYERVKVDTLRQIRSDFVTLPFQGAEVLLDNVIPLAEEDHFSTEADEAATEMTRGTALLAQVTNYDGPTGLPLIQLWSMMADEVVSVNRTLVERGFAQWMDSF
- the akap1 gene encoding A-kinase anchor protein 1, mitochondrial isoform X1: MGFSILHHGGVEHARFPCRPLLKMALRMRLIFPYAVSGVLALIGCWWLFSRKKDQRSKKHKSITAPSDKVQVDDEQKEFVLTQDIVSCLREQPVHLNRTDTPNASSLASEELGNFLIECSSLETIESEPMTENIVECSLNEIVDPSECYTTGNTKATKGTAGSVEDLCICSSDSTQTLLSLPIGTNVAVPHDDTSWSSEETSNILSPGEFVCESKLDTGSLKIAAVNEEIVSLHEQTTPTHLDALSCITEKIDKPTEDKPLHVAPVTNESEEQVILLPGQECSGLVELITTEVCSHPLDFPEITLTDDSNVQSTDNESVEADIEEVEAVVQMSVSVPFSLSTNEGQIILGSVSGTQEFQQQNDSLPDTNSIELVKVIGGGTLEQKRMEALEQDKENKRNTHGGDSEPVVLKETEPQVLDLLPTTCIETVSASTLREDKCAAVISAYSHCLEKAEKFVASGDVVADSLKGNAKQIFGDYDTKMVEQLAINIISKVIVAAKQEILSGKVSDILENSCQEQDTGIGESLLLETQSSEESQQVIQEQNGLACGLQSDSFTVNDLACESLQTEQKDAENINSCSVDIQDICPEQQSEEVEYIEKDLAHRTKKEPDFSPVHKVVDSFDEVHEIIDDSNISSCTSEDGICIEEPLQSTVLSGVGVGSYDSLSTSGIETTQEQLSMSSDQVKKSSPVETKNLPYSNGDLKRMSPDLKSDGQWIPDIEVDHSGGSDVNSMDSVDSGCALKTEQLQNVKRADAKKAELVIWEIEVPKHLVGRLIGKQGRFVSFLKESSGAKIYISTLPYTQDFQICHIEGSRQQIDRALVLIGKKFKELNLTNIYAPPPCLALHSFPMTSWLMLPDGVTVEVIVVNVVNAGHMFVQQHTHPTFHALRSLDQQMYLCYSQPGIPTLPTPVEAGVICAAPAEDNAWWRAQVVAYFKDEEEVEIRYVDYGGYERVKVDTLRQIRSDFVTLPFQGAEVLLDNVIPLAEDHFSTEADEAATEMTRGTALLAQVTNYDGPTGLPLIQLWSMMADEVVSVNRTLVERGFAQWMDSF